Proteins from one Embleya scabrispora genomic window:
- a CDS encoding NAD-dependent epimerase/dehydratase family protein: protein MSSQPPRVRSGRSGRESTSEGTGTDAAQTAPESDPQSSGRPEDQPSATSVPRVRPVVAVTGAAAGLGHRVASLLAANDQVKRLIAIDERRGEIPGAQWRIMDVRDPALAGRLEGVDVVVHLALDMSLDSEPRSRGARNVRGTQTVLTAAAAARVPRVVLCTSAMVYGALPDNDVPLAEDAPLRATADASLVGDLLEIEELAERTPRAHPHVKVTVVRPATLVGGPEADSVMTRHFEAPRLLVVSGGQPRWQFCHLDDLASALEFAALGRVEGVVTVGSEGWLEQEEIEELSGMRRMELPASLALGTAERLHRLGITPAPAGDLAYTMHGWVVPAERLRAAGWRPAWTNEAAFAALLEDVAGRHALVARRLGRKDATTLGAAGATVALVGTAAIVRKVRRRRRGF, encoded by the coding sequence GTGAGTTCCCAGCCCCCACGCGTTCGCTCTGGGCGGAGCGGGCGGGAGAGCACGAGCGAAGGCACCGGAACCGATGCCGCGCAGACCGCTCCGGAGAGCGATCCCCAGTCCTCGGGCCGGCCCGAGGACCAGCCCTCGGCCACCAGTGTGCCCCGGGTGCGCCCGGTCGTCGCGGTCACCGGCGCCGCCGCCGGGCTCGGTCATCGCGTCGCCTCGCTTCTGGCCGCGAACGACCAGGTCAAACGTCTGATCGCGATCGACGAGCGGCGCGGCGAGATCCCCGGCGCCCAGTGGCGGATCATGGACGTCCGCGACCCCGCGCTCGCCGGCCGGCTGGAGGGCGTGGACGTGGTGGTGCACCTCGCGCTCGACATGTCGCTCGACTCCGAGCCCAGGTCCCGGGGCGCGCGCAATGTGCGCGGCACCCAGACCGTGCTGACCGCCGCCGCCGCGGCCCGGGTGCCGCGCGTGGTGTTGTGCACCTCGGCGATGGTCTACGGCGCGCTGCCGGACAACGACGTACCGCTGGCCGAGGACGCGCCGCTGCGCGCCACGGCCGATGCCTCGCTGGTCGGGGACCTGCTGGAGATCGAGGAACTGGCCGAGCGCACCCCGCGCGCGCATCCGCACGTCAAGGTCACCGTGGTGCGGCCGGCGACGCTGGTCGGCGGTCCCGAGGCGGACAGCGTGATGACCCGGCACTTCGAGGCGCCGCGTCTGCTCGTGGTCTCCGGCGGACAGCCCCGCTGGCAGTTCTGCCACCTGGACGACCTGGCCTCCGCGCTGGAATTCGCCGCGCTCGGCCGGGTCGAGGGCGTGGTCACGGTCGGCTCGGAGGGCTGGCTGGAGCAGGAGGAGATCGAGGAGTTGTCCGGCATGCGCCGGATGGAGCTGCCCGCCTCGCTCGCCCTGGGCACCGCCGAACGGCTGCACCGCCTCGGCATCACGCCCGCCCCCGCGGGCGATCTCGCCTACACGATGCACGGCTGGGTGGTCCCCGCGGAACGGCTGCGTGCGGCGGGCTGGCGGCCGGCGTGGACCAACGAGGCGGCGTTCGCCGCGCTTTTGGAGGACGTCGCCGGGCGGCACGCGCTGGTCGCCCGCCGGCTCGGCCGCAAGGACGCCACCACGCTCGGCGCGGCCGGTGCCACCGTGGCCCTGGTGGGCACCGCCGCGATCGTGCGCAAGGTGCGCCGCCGGCGCCGGGGGTTCTGA
- a CDS encoding zinc-dependent metalloprotease — translation MADFPFGFGKPSGDDDPDRPGGGSGGSNPNDPFGFGAAGGDPNNPFGALFGQMNQADLGAAFQQLGKLLSYEGGPVNWDLARDIARQTVAQQGDASIGAVERSGVEEAVRLAELWLDEATSLPSGVSTTAAWSRSEWIEATLPQWRALVEPLATRVVAAMGEMMPDEMQSMAGPLLGMMRGMGGAMFGAQVGQALGALAGEVVGSTDVGLPIGPAGKAALLPANLTAFGEGLSLPQEEVRLYLALREAAHQRLFVHVPWLRQHLFGAVEAYARGIKVDMSRLEEAAGRIDPSNPEALQEAFSQGLFEPEETPEQKTALSRLETALALVEGWVDAVVHSAAAPRLPSAGALRETLRRRRATGGPAEQTFATLVGLELRPRRLRDAARLWASLADARGVDGRDAVWQHPDLLPTAADLDDPDGFVHHAELDLSGLDAELDADLDSLEAKNEAKDEPKADDGERGANGDDDKPKGGDGDKGPAA, via the coding sequence ATGGCTGACTTCCCGTTCGGCTTCGGCAAGCCCTCGGGCGACGACGATCCCGACCGCCCCGGCGGCGGGTCCGGCGGTTCGAATCCGAACGACCCCTTCGGGTTCGGTGCCGCCGGGGGTGACCCGAACAACCCGTTCGGCGCGCTTTTCGGACAGATGAACCAGGCCGATCTGGGCGCGGCCTTCCAGCAGCTGGGCAAGCTGCTCTCCTACGAGGGCGGACCGGTCAACTGGGACCTGGCCCGCGACATCGCCCGGCAGACCGTGGCGCAGCAGGGCGACGCGTCGATCGGCGCGGTGGAGCGCTCGGGCGTCGAGGAGGCGGTGCGGCTCGCCGAGCTGTGGCTGGACGAGGCCACCTCGCTGCCGTCCGGCGTGAGCACCACCGCGGCCTGGAGTCGTTCCGAGTGGATCGAGGCGACGCTGCCCCAGTGGCGCGCGCTGGTCGAACCGCTGGCGACCCGGGTGGTCGCGGCCATGGGCGAGATGATGCCCGACGAGATGCAGAGCATGGCCGGGCCGCTGCTCGGCATGATGCGCGGCATGGGCGGCGCGATGTTCGGCGCCCAGGTGGGCCAGGCGCTCGGCGCGCTGGCCGGCGAGGTGGTCGGCTCGACCGACGTCGGGCTGCCGATCGGTCCGGCGGGCAAGGCGGCGCTGCTGCCGGCCAACCTGACCGCGTTCGGCGAGGGCCTGTCCCTGCCCCAGGAGGAGGTGCGGCTCTACCTGGCCCTGCGCGAGGCCGCGCACCAGCGCCTGTTCGTGCACGTGCCGTGGTTGCGGCAACACCTCTTCGGCGCCGTCGAGGCGTACGCGCGGGGCATCAAGGTGGACATGAGCCGCCTGGAGGAGGCCGCGGGTCGGATCGACCCGAGCAACCCCGAGGCGCTGCAGGAGGCCTTCTCGCAGGGGCTGTTCGAGCCGGAGGAGACGCCGGAGCAAAAGACCGCGCTGTCCCGGCTGGAGACGGCCCTCGCGCTGGTGGAGGGCTGGGTCGACGCGGTCGTGCACAGCGCGGCGGCGCCGCGGCTGCCCTCGGCGGGCGCGCTGCGCGAGACGCTGCGTCGGCGTCGGGCCACGGGCGGCCCGGCCGAGCAGACCTTCGCCACGCTGGTGGGCCTGGAGTTGCGCCCGCGCCGACTGCGCGACGCGGCCCGGCTGTGGGCCTCCCTGGCCGACGCGCGCGGCGTGGACGGGCGCGACGCGGTGTGGCAGCACCCCGATCTGCTGCCGACCGCCGCCGACCTGGACGACCCCGACGGCTTCGTGCACCACGCCGAGTTGGACCTGTCCGGTCTCGACGCCGAGTTGGACGCGGATCTGGACTCGCTGGAGGCGAAGAACGAGGCGAAGGACGAGCCGAAGGCCGACGACGGCGAGCGTGGGGCGAACGGCGACGACGACAAGCCGAAGGGCGGCGACGGCGACAAGGGGCCCGCCGCGTGA
- a CDS encoding NUDIX hydrolase translates to MSLRVATVDALSAWRAPDDRADGLRRAYLEHLATYEDGMLKACRAGHVTASAVIVDPVGGRVLLTLHAKVLRWLQTGGHCEPGDRTPAEAALREAREESGIAGLTLLADGAPVYLDRHDTPCAVHLDVQYAALAPPGATEVISEESLDLRWFAFDALPADTDDSVRALVSRARALV, encoded by the coding sequence GTGAGCCTTCGGGTCGCGACGGTCGACGCGCTGTCCGCGTGGCGGGCGCCCGACGATCGTGCGGACGGGCTGCGCCGGGCCTATCTGGAGCATCTGGCCACGTACGAGGACGGCATGCTCAAGGCGTGCCGCGCCGGGCATGTGACGGCGAGCGCGGTGATCGTGGATCCGGTCGGCGGCCGGGTGCTGCTGACCCTGCACGCGAAGGTCCTGCGCTGGTTGCAGACCGGCGGGCACTGCGAGCCGGGCGACCGCACACCGGCCGAGGCGGCGCTGCGCGAGGCCCGCGAGGAGTCCGGGATCGCCGGCCTGACCCTGCTCGCCGACGGCGCGCCGGTCTACCTCGACCGGCACGACACACCGTGTGCGGTGCACTTGGACGTGCAGTACGCGGCGCTGGCTCCGCCCGGCGCGACCGAGGTGATCAGCGAGGAGTCGCTGGACCTGCGCTGGTTCGCGTTCGACGCGCTGCCGGCCGACACGGACGACTCGGTCCGCGCGCTGGTGAGCCGCGCCCGCGCGCTGGTCTGA
- a CDS encoding AIM24 family protein, with translation MQSSLFGHAPVHNPERYSLQNEHMLKVQLGNGHPDHCLARVGSMVAYQGAIDFDGNLRSGAEQQAAAATGEQLQLMRAQGTGTMWLANMSQSIHVLDLDFEGLSVDGQYVLALDSSLSWNVVAIESAQSVAGAGSYNLDISGNGKIALMTSGKPLILRVTHGAEVFADADAVIAWSTRLQISMQAQTNSARIYRRRRGTGEGWNMAFMGEGYVVVQPSELLPPVEFIQPGGYLANRGLGQDGGVRGNTWGQ, from the coding sequence GTGCAGAGCTCGCTTTTCGGCCACGCGCCGGTACACAACCCCGAGCGGTACAGCTTGCAGAACGAGCACATGCTCAAGGTCCAGCTCGGCAACGGGCACCCGGACCACTGCCTGGCCCGGGTCGGCTCGATGGTGGCCTACCAGGGTGCGATCGACTTCGACGGAAACCTGCGCAGCGGCGCCGAACAGCAGGCCGCGGCGGCCACCGGCGAACAGCTCCAACTGATGCGCGCGCAGGGCACCGGCACCATGTGGCTGGCCAACATGTCCCAGTCGATCCACGTGCTCGACCTCGACTTCGAGGGACTGAGCGTGGACGGGCAGTACGTCCTGGCCCTGGACAGCTCGCTGAGCTGGAACGTGGTCGCGATCGAGAGCGCCCAGTCGGTCGCCGGCGCCGGGTCGTACAACCTCGACATCAGCGGCAACGGCAAGATCGCGCTGATGACCTCGGGCAAGCCGCTGATCCTGCGGGTCACCCACGGGGCCGAGGTGTTCGCGGACGCCGACGCGGTGATCGCGTGGAGCACGCGGTTGCAGATCAGCATGCAGGCGCAGACCAACTCGGCCCGGATCTACCGCCGCCGCCGGGGCACCGGCGAGGGCTGGAACATGGCCTTCATGGGCGAGGGCTACGTGGTGGTCCAGCCCAGCGAACTGCTGCCGCCCGTCGAGTTCATCCAGCCCGGCGGCTACCTCGCCAACCGCGGCCTCGGTCAGGACGGCGGGGTCCGCGGCAACACCTGGGGCCAGTAG
- a CDS encoding AIM24 family protein: protein MDQQLIAAYGQTAPQARMSAHGNKICRANIQPGAPGVLAKQGSMIAYEGYITFAGHGQGMQRRVTGGITGERMQLMRCTGQGDIYFADYGADVAIMQLNPGEGLSVNASNILAFDENLEHRIKMVSGVTAKFSGNGLFNMELSGQGWVAITTRGTPVVLNPAERETYVDPDALVAWSTSLKVGTKRSMRLGGIVGRGSGEAMQVSFKGNGFVVVQPAEDATDRFHVRG from the coding sequence ATGGATCAGCAACTGATCGCCGCGTACGGGCAGACCGCCCCCCAGGCGCGGATGAGCGCGCATGGCAACAAGATCTGCCGGGCCAACATCCAGCCCGGCGCACCCGGGGTGCTGGCCAAGCAGGGCTCGATGATCGCCTACGAGGGCTACATCACCTTCGCGGGCCACGGCCAGGGCATGCAGCGCCGGGTGACCGGCGGGATCACCGGCGAACGTATGCAGTTGATGCGGTGCACCGGCCAGGGCGACATCTACTTCGCCGACTACGGCGCCGACGTGGCCATCATGCAGCTCAACCCGGGCGAGGGCCTGTCGGTCAACGCGAGCAACATCCTCGCGTTCGACGAGAACCTGGAGCACCGGATCAAGATGGTGAGCGGGGTCACCGCGAAGTTCAGCGGCAACGGCCTGTTCAACATGGAGCTGTCCGGTCAGGGCTGGGTGGCGATCACCACGCGCGGCACCCCGGTGGTGCTCAACCCGGCCGAGCGCGAGACCTACGTCGACCCCGACGCGCTGGTCGCGTGGAGCACCAGCCTCAAGGTCGGCACCAAACGCTCGATGCGGCTCGGCGGCATCGTCGGGCGCGGTTCCGGCGAGGCGATGCAGGTGTCCTTCAAGGGCAACGGCTTCGTCGTCGTGCAACCGGCCGAGGACGCCACCGACCGTTTCCACGTGCGCGGCTGA
- a CDS encoding TerD family protein, which yields MVEFRKGQKSKLSDLTAGTDLYVGVQLDGPGLTFDIACFGLDAGERLSDDRYFVFFNQPKSPEESIQLLGAQAGDTESFRVTLDRVPPHVNKLAFTATIDGDGVMSQVGSGYLRIVAGGQEVARYSFTGREFSTERAVMIADIYKKDVWRFSAVGQGFDGGLRALLENFGGEVAEDEPEQASAPAQVPPGGAPGFAPPGAGVPPQQHQSPPSFGPPGGSPPPPPPAPTPNFGPPPGAPQPVGAMPHGGPPPGPPGHDGPPQYGGTPPHGAPGGYPPPPGPPQYQQGPGTPPHGAPGGYPPPPGPGGYPHPNQTPHQGHMAPPAPPGTGQPGGYPPPPGPGGYPPPGPPGPGGYPGQGQPGQGQPGQMQPTLQMPVPGGPPGPPPGPGMPPGPGMQGVGLATPEPAFQYGIEQYREVPAGGRWSQQNPKMVRVDVSGGKVIARQGVMVAYQGDVKFKFQGQSLRSRFDNRQTGQSLELMRCEGSGEVFLAEDAAHLHLVELQGNKLFVNVANVLAFDEGLTLEPARVEGVGIPGGALFAQTFSGQGTVVVKTRGIPLVLPVQGPTFADSNAIVAWTATDMQVSTTTQMRLRRTAFPGHSGETVNLQFRCPPQANNFIVVQPYEV from the coding sequence GTGGTCGAGTTCAGGAAGGGACAGAAGTCGAAGCTGTCCGACCTGACCGCGGGGACCGATCTGTATGTCGGGGTGCAGTTGGACGGCCCCGGGCTGACGTTCGACATCGCGTGCTTCGGGTTGGACGCGGGCGAGCGGCTGTCCGACGATCGGTACTTCGTCTTCTTCAACCAGCCCAAGTCGCCCGAGGAGTCGATCCAACTCCTCGGCGCGCAGGCCGGCGACACCGAGTCCTTCCGGGTGACCCTCGATCGGGTCCCGCCGCACGTCAACAAGCTCGCGTTCACCGCGACGATCGACGGCGACGGGGTGATGTCCCAGGTCGGGTCCGGCTATCTGCGGATCGTGGCGGGCGGCCAGGAGGTCGCGCGCTACTCGTTCACCGGGCGCGAGTTCAGCACCGAGCGCGCGGTGATGATCGCCGACATCTACAAGAAGGACGTCTGGCGGTTCTCCGCCGTCGGCCAGGGCTTCGACGGCGGATTGCGCGCGCTCCTGGAGAACTTCGGCGGCGAGGTCGCCGAGGACGAGCCGGAGCAGGCGTCCGCGCCCGCGCAGGTGCCGCCCGGCGGGGCGCCCGGATTCGCCCCGCCCGGTGCCGGCGTGCCGCCGCAGCAGCACCAGTCGCCGCCGTCCTTCGGTCCGCCCGGTGGGAGTCCGCCGCCGCCCCCGCCCGCGCCCACGCCGAACTTCGGGCCGCCGCCCGGCGCGCCCCAGCCGGTCGGCGCGATGCCGCACGGCGGTCCGCCGCCCGGTCCGCCCGGGCACGACGGTCCGCCCCAATACGGCGGCACCCCGCCGCACGGCGCCCCCGGCGGCTACCCGCCGCCCCCCGGCCCGCCGCAGTACCAGCAGGGCCCGGGCACGCCGCCGCACGGCGCGCCGGGAGGCTACCCGCCCCCGCCCGGCCCCGGCGGCTACCCGCACCCGAACCAGACGCCGCACCAGGGGCACATGGCGCCGCCCGCGCCGCCCGGCACGGGTCAGCCCGGCGGCTACCCGCCGCCGCCCGGCCCCGGGGGCTACCCGCCGCCCGGCCCGCCCGGACCCGGTGGCTACCCCGGCCAGGGGCAGCCCGGCCAGGGGCAGCCCGGCCAGATGCAGCCCACGCTCCAGATGCCGGTCCCCGGCGGCCCGCCCGGACCGCCGCCCGGTCCGGGCATGCCCCCCGGTCCGGGCATGCAGGGCGTCGGTCTCGCGACGCCCGAACCCGCCTTCCAGTACGGCATCGAGCAGTACCGCGAGGTGCCCGCCGGCGGTCGCTGGAGCCAGCAGAACCCCAAGATGGTCCGCGTCGACGTCTCCGGCGGCAAGGTGATCGCGCGCCAGGGCGTCATGGTGGCCTACCAGGGCGACGTGAAGTTCAAGTTCCAGGGGCAGAGCCTGCGCAGCCGGTTCGACAACCGGCAGACCGGCCAGTCGCTCGAACTGATGCGCTGCGAGGGCAGCGGCGAGGTGTTCCTCGCCGAGGACGCCGCGCACCTGCACCTGGTCGAACTCCAGGGCAACAAGCTGTTCGTCAACGTGGCCAACGTGCTCGCGTTCGACGAGGGGCTGACCCTGGAGCCGGCGCGCGTCGAGGGTGTGGGCATCCCCGGCGGCGCGCTGTTCGCGCAGACCTTCAGCGGTCAGGGCACCGTGGTGGTCAAGACCAGGGGCATCCCGCTGGTGCTGCCGGTCCAGGGGCCGACCTTCGCGGACAGCAACGCCATCGTGGCCTGGACCGCCACCGACATGCAGGTCTCCACCACGACCCAGATGCGACTGCGCCGTACCGCGTTCCCCGGGCACAGCGGCGAGACGGTCAACCTGCAGTTCCGCTGCCCGCCGCAGGCCAACAACTTCATCGTCGTCCAGCCCTACGAGGTGTGA